The following is a genomic window from Pectobacterium carotovorum.
CGTCTTTACCGCCACGGATGCCGATGTGATTAAAACCTACGTGCGTTTAGGGCTGGGTGTAGGGGTGATTGCCAATATGGCGGTCGATCCGCAAACGGAAACCGATCTGGTGACCATCAACGCGAACAGCATCTTCAGCTACAGCACGACGAAAATCGGCTTCCGCCGCAGCACGTTCCTGCGTAGCTACATGTACGACTTTATCCAGCGCTTTGCTCCGCATTTAACGCGTGATGTCGTCGATACTGCCGTTGCGCTGCGTTCAAATGATGAAATAGAAGCGATGTTCAAGGACGTCACGCTGCCAGTGAAGTAAACGTCATTCAGGACGGGTCACCAACGTAAAAAAGCCAGACATTGTCTGGCTTTTTATCATTCAAACGCTTTGCTCATCACTCCTCACACACTCATCGGTGTGAGGGGCTCAGGCTGGTTATCAGGCGGATGCTGTCGTAGTGGCGGCGTCCGCAGGAACGTCGGTGGCGACATCCTGCGTCATGCGCGTCAGTTTCGGCGCGGTCAGCAGCATCAGAACGGCGATGATGCCTGTAACGATACCAATCTGCATGAAGACATTGCTGTAAACCTCAAGGGATACATGCGGGTCTACGACGTTCTCAGGCACGGCCATCATATTAGCGACATAGCCTGCGATAATGGCGGCACCAGCTGATGTCAGGAACCAGGCCCCCATGATGAAGCCCATCAGGCGCTGTGGCACCAGTTGAGCGACCATCGCCAGACCCAGACCGGAAATCATTAACTCCCCGATACTTTGCAGGCCATAGCAGAGGATCAGCCAGTTGACGGACACGATACCCTGTTCGTTTGCCATGCTGGCACCCCACGGCAGCACCAGGAACGCACCGGAGCACAGCACCATACCAATCGCAAACTTGTGTGCCATCGGCAGTTGGTCGCCCATTTTGTTGTAAACCGCAGCCAGAATCGGGCTGGCAACCATGATCCAGAACGGGTTGAGCGCCTGATACTGCTCCGGCTCAAAGGCAAAACCTAAAATGGCGTGCTCGACGTTGCGAATCGCAAAGAAGTTCAGCGATGTTGGCATCTGGTTGTACAACACAAAGAAGACCACGGCTTCCAGCATGAGCAGAAGCGCAACGATCATTTTCCGGCGTTCAGCACCGCTCACCGCCAGCATCTCTTTGATGAAGATGGCGACAACGGCCAGGGAAATGATGGTCAGAATCCAACGGGCAACGCCCTGATTGTGCAGCAGCCAGGTGGAGATCGCGACCAGCACAACGATACCCGCGAGGGTAATGACCAGTTTTTTCAGGTTGATTGGTTGGAAATCTGGCTGAGAACCTTGTGTGCTAACCCACTTGCGGCAGAACATGAAGTTAACCAGCGTCAGAATCATACCGACTACGCTCAGGGAGAAGGCAACGCTCCAGCCATAGTTAGCTGCAAGCACCGGTGTCGCCAGCATAGAGAAGAAGGAGCCGATGTTCACTGCCATGTAGTACATGGTGAAGGCACCATCCAAACGCGGATCGTCCTTCGCATAGCAGGTAGACAACAGGGCTGACGGATTGGCTTTAAACAATCCGTTACCGACGGCAATGGTTGCCATACCGATATAAACCCACGCCACGCTGTGGCCTGAATAGGCAATCATGGTGTAACCGATCGCCAGCACGATAGCACCCAGCACGATCACACGTTTGGTACCGAGGACTTTATCACCCAGCCAGCCGCCAATGGCGACAAAACCGTATACCAGCGCGCTGAATGAGGAGAAGAGGGTGATGGAGTCGGTTTCGGACATGCCCAGCATTTTGACCAGATAAACGGCCATGATGCCTTGCAGGCCGTAGTAACCAAAACGCTCCCATAGCTCAATGCTAAAGATGAGATAAAACGCTTTTGGTTGTTTGAAAGCGTTCATGCTGACGCTTTCGGTGGATTCGCTGTTGTTGTTTGCTGTTGACACAAAGACCTCTGATTTTACATATCTCGTTTTTTTTAACGAGAAAATAACAAGAGTGAGACAGTGAAACTGCGACCTCTTTTCATTGTTATGGGGAGGAAAAACGGCGTTATATTGACGTTATTTTACGGACAGGCAAGCTTTTTGACATGTTTTGTTACAAGTGGGTTTGATGGCTGGATAAAACTATAAATCAAATGTTATGCAGAGTTTAATTTCATATCTTGCTTTTCCATCAAACTATTATCTCGGTTTGTCGTATTTATTTTTTCAAAAAGGGATATAATCTGCCTTTTAGTTAAAATCAAGACAATATCATTAACTATGAATGAATATGCGGTTTAATCTTTTGCATATCATTAAATATGCAGTGAGTATAAAAATCCATCAAATGCACACAACAAGATGAATGTGGAAATAATCACATCAAGTGACATTCAATCACTAAATTTTCTATTAAAAATAACTTATTAGCCTTAAATAGTGGTTATGTGTGTTTTTATACAGGTTTTTTGATCGAGGATGCATTAGAAAAGGTTGTGAGGATCTGGGGCGTGGGGAGCAAGGGGCGCGTAACTTATTCTGGTGGAAAGAGAGCAGGATAAAGCAGAACGTGGAATCATAGGACTGGCGGTCTGGTGAATAGGATTCCACCAGACCCTAATAGATTAGGTGTCGATCTTCTCGCCAAATTCGCACAAATCTTCAATCAGGCAGGAGCCACAGCGTGGTTTGCGTGCGATGCAGGTGTAACGACCATGCAGGATTAACCAGTGATGGCAGTCGACTTTAAATTCTGCAGGAACGACTTTCAGCAGTTTTTCCTCGACCTGTTCAACATTTTTACCCGGCGCAAATCCTGTACGGTTGCTGACGCGAAAGATGTGGGTATCAACGGCAATGGTCGGCCAGCCAAACGCGGTATTCAGAACCACATTTGCCGTTTTTCGCCCGACGCCGGGTAAGGCTTCCAGCGCCGCGCGATCTTCAGGAACCTGGCCCTGATGCTTTTCCAGCAACAGACGGCAGGTTTTGATGACGTTCTCCGCTTTGCTGTTAAACAGGCCGATGGTCTTGATGTAGTCTTTCACGCCGTCTACGCCGAGCTCAAGTATGGCTTCCGGCGTATTCGCGACGGGATAAAGTTTTGCCGTTGCTTTGTTGACGCTGACATCAGTTGCCTGTGCAGAAAGCAGAACGGCGATGAGCAGCTCAAACGGTGTGCTGAAATTTAACTCCGTTGTTGGATGGGGATTGTTGGCACGCAACCGCGTTAAAATCTCGATCCGTTTGGCTTTGTTCACAGCGATTCCCCTACGGTGCCTGTTGTCGGCGCCGTTTTCCCTTCGGTGACAGCGGCACGGGCCCGGCGTTGTTTCATTTTCTCATCGATCAAATATTTCGCAGCCAGCAATAGCCCCAGACCGATAAACGCACCCGGTGGCAGCATGGCCAGCAGGAACGGGGAATCAAGGTGTACAACCTCGATGCGGAGAGCTTTTGCCCAGCTACCCAACAGCAAATCCGCGCCGTCGAATAGCGTGCCGTTACCCAGAATTTCACGTAAAGAACCAAGCACCACTAGTGCGCTGGTCGCTCCCAGCCCCATTGCCAGGCCGTCAATAGCGGAGGGGAAGACGGCATTCTTGGAAGCGAAGGCTTCTGCACGGCCGATGACGATACAATTTGTCACGATCAGCGGAATAAAGATCCCCAGCGATTGATATAAACCGTAGGCATAGGCGTTGATCAACATCTGCACGGTGCTGACCACCGAGGCAATGATCATAACGTAAATGGGAATTCGGATTTCTGCTGGTACCCAGCGACGCAGCGCGGAGACGGCCATGTTGGTACAGGTGAGAACCAGCGTGGTTGCCAGCCCGAGTCCCAAGGCGTTAGTTGCGGTTGATGACACGGCCAGCAGAGGGCAGAGACCCAGCAATTGAACCAGTGCCGAGTTGTTTTTCCATAACCCTTCAATGAAAAGCGCTTTGGTTTGACTCATTGGTTCTCCCCACAGGCGGACAGCGTGTTGATTTGTGATGGCAGCGTTTGCAGGTAAAGGGCGCTGCGTTTTACGCTATTAATGACGGCGCGTGGCGTAATGGTGGCGCCGGTAAATTGGTCAAACATTCCGCCTTCTTTCTTCACTGCCCAGCGAGCATCCTGCTCGCCCTGTACCGTTTGTCCGCTGAATCGGGTGATCCAGTCAGAGATTCGTACTTCAATTTTATCACCCAGTCCCGGCGTTTCATGGTGCTCGGTTACACGAACGCCGAGTACCTTGCCATGAAAATCGGCACCAACCAGCAACCGAATGGCACCAGAATAGCCATCCGGCGCGGTACTTTCCAGTGCGGCAGCAACGGGCTCTCCATCCTGGCGAGCGATGAACACGCGATGTGGCGCTGACGATCCTAATGCTGGGTTAGTGACAACGTAACACTCCTTTTGAATGTCACTATTGTATAACTCGGCGGGAACCACCTGATCTAACAACATTTTTTGCTGTAGCATCGCCTGATGCGAGATCGTGGGTTCCGTCAGCATGTTCACCACGGCAGTGACGGCGGTAGTGAACGCGGCAAACAGGGCCAGTGTTGTCGCGTGGCGACGCATTGTTGTTATCATTGTCGTCTCCTCAGCGATGGTGGCCGTAAGCACGTGGCTTGGTGTAATAGTCAATCAGCGGCACGGTGATATTCGCCAGCAGAACGGCAAACGCGACGCCGTCCGGGTAGCCGCCGTAGGTCCGAATTAACCAGACGAGTAACCCAATCAGCGCCCCAAAAATCAGACGGCCACGGTTTGTCGTCGAGGCGGTAACGGGATCGGTGGCAATGAAAAAGGCACCGAGCATGGTAGCGCCGGACAGTAGATGCAGCATCGGCGGAGCGAATTTCTCCGGTGCGATAACCCAACTGAGTGACGCGCAGAACATCAGCGAAAGCAGGAAACTGACTGGAATATGCCAGCGAATGGTGCCGCGCATCAGTAAAAACAGCCCGCCGATGAGAAAACCGATATTCACCCACTGCCAGCCAATGCCAGACAGCGATTGCGCAAACATCGGCTGTTGCAGAATGTCCTGCGGCGTTTGGCCGGAGCGCAGGCTGGTTTTAAACGTATCCAGCGGGGTTGCCTGACTGACACCGTCCACGTTGTGCATCAACTGCTGCATGGTGTGTCCGTCAGGCGTGTGTCCGGTAAAGATGATGACGAGCGCATCATGGAAACCGACGGAAATGGTTTGCAGCGGCACAGGTGGTAGCCAGCTCGTCATCTGAACCGGGAAAGAGATCAGCAGTACCACATAGCCAATCATCGCGGGATTAAAGGGGTTTTGTCCCAGCCCGCCATACAGCTGTTTGGCGATAATAATGGCGAAGACGGTTGCCATGACTACCATCCACCAGGGGGCAAGCGGCGGCAGGCTGATGCCGAGCAGCACTGCAGTCAATAGTGCGGAATTGTCAGCCAGTGTCGTACGCACGGCGAACTTTCTGAGTGACAGTGTCACACCTTCCGCGATGAGCGCAGTGGCCGACGCCAGTCCGACCTGAATCAGGTTGCCGTAGCCAAAGAAATAGGTCTGCGCCAGCATGCCAGGCAGACAGGCCAGAATGACCAACAGCATAATGCGCTGTGTGCGCTGCTGGTTATGTGTGAACGGTGAACTCGCAATTCTAAAAGCCATTTATTCCTCTTGATATGACGATGCCTGCGCGGCTTTACGGGCTTTAACGCGAGCGATAGCGGCGGCCACGGCAGCCTTGCGTGGATCGTCCGGCTCTTGTGTTTCAACGGCCGCGACAGGCTCAGCAGCGACGTCAGGAGCAACGGATGAAACGGGTACTTCAGCATTTGTCGCGGTCTGTTGTGCAGCCTTACGGGCTTTAACGCGAGCGATAGCGGCGGCCACGGCAGCCTTGCGCGGATCGTCCTGCTCTTGTGTTTCAACAGCCGCAACAGGTTCTGCAACTACGTCAGGTGCAATCGATGAAACGGATGCTTCGACGTTTGTCGCCGTCTGCTGTGCGGCTTTACGGGCTTTAACGCGAGCGATAGCGGCTGCCACGGCGGCCTTGCGCGGATCTTCCGGCTCTTGTGTTTCAACAGCCACGACAGGCTCTGCCACCACGCTGGAAACAACGGGAGCCGTCACGTCTTCCGCGCTCCCTGTGCTGATGTCAGTCTGCTGGGCTGCCTTACGTGCTTTAACGCGCGCAAGTGCGGCGGCTACCGCAGCTTTGCGTGGGTCAAGCTCGGCAGTTGGAACATTGGCAGTTGGCGTTTCCTGCTGCGCCCGTTCTTCACGCAACTGTTTTTCACGTGCCTGTGCTTTGCGGGCAGCCCGTGCGGCGATGGCGGCGCTGTTATCCGGCTGTGCATCGGGGATTACCTCGATTGGCACACCGATCTCAGTTTCTGCGGTTTGTTTGCGGCGTACGCGTTCCAGCGCTGCTTGGACAGCATCTTTATCGCTAGTGGATACACCGGCCGCTGCCTGTTTGTGGCGCAGTTCGCGCGCGGCTTTTTCTCGCTCCAGACGCGCCTGTTTAGCATCAAAGCGCACTTTAGCCTGTGCGGCACGCTGTGCGTCTTCGTCGATTGCCCGAATTTCGGCTTTTTCCTGACGATAGTACTGTACCAGCGGAATATTGCTGGGGCAGACGTAAGCGCAGGCTCCACATTCGATGCAGTCAAACAGATGGTGATTGCGGGCTTTTTCGTGTTCCTGCCCACGGCTGAACCAGTAAAGCTGCTGTGGTAAGAGTCCTGCCGGGCAGGCGTCAGCACATTTACTACAGCGAATACAGGATTGCTCTTCGGCGACCGGCTCCATTTCCGCATGCGACGGCGCCAGCAGGCAGTTACTGATTTTGACGATCGGCACATCCAGAGATGGCAGGGTAAAGCCCATCAGCGGACCGCCCATCACCACCATCGGCTGCTTGTTGACATGGAAGCCACCCTGTTTGAGCAGGTGGCGTACTGGCGTCCCCAGACGCGCCCACACGTTACCGGGCTGACGCAGGGCTTCACCGGTTAGCGTCACCACACGCTCGGTGAGCGGTTCGCCGTCGATCACGGCACGTTTGATGGCGAAGGCCGTACCGACGTTTTGCATTAACACGCCGATCGCGGCGGAATGTTTCCCGAACGGGACTTCTTTGCCGGTCAGAATCTTGGTGAGCTGCTTGGCACCGCCTGACGGATACTTGGTTGGGATAACGCGCAGCTGCATATCGCTACGTTTACCCAAGGCCAGCCGCAGGGCGGCGATGGCTTCCGGTTTGTTATCTTCGATCCCAATCAGAATACGTTTCGGCTGCAACAAGAACGACAGAATATCGACGCCCTGAATAATCTCGTCGGCGCACTCCTGCATGAGCCGATCGTCGGCGGTGATATAGGGCTCACACTCTGCGCCATTGATGATCAGGGTTTCAATCCCGCGCATCCCGCCTTGTAACTTGGCGGCGGTAGGGAACCCCGCGCCGCCCAGCCCCGCGATGCCTGCCTGATGCAGGTGGGCAAGTAGGGTATCGGTGCTCTGTGCGCGATAATCCGTCAAGGTCTGGCGTTCGCACCAGCGATCTTCACCATCCGGGACGATGATGATGCTGAGTTCTGACAAGCCAGAAGGATGCGCCGTTGTGTGCTGGCGGATCGCGTTCACCGTTCCTGACGTCGGTGCGTGAACGGGTAACGTGCGGCCTCTTCCTCGCGTCAGCGGCTGGCCGCGCAGGACTTTATCGCCGACGCTGACGCAGATCTCACCTTCCGGTCCAAGATGCTGTTTGAGAGGAATAATGAACTGTTCTGGCAGCGGAATATGACGCAGTGGCGTCCGGCTGGACTGCGTCTTCATTTCTGGCGGATGAATGCCTCCGTCGAAATCCCAGATCCTGTCTTTTTTAAAGGCGGAAAACAGCTTAAGCATGTCGTTCTACTTGAATAACGCGTACTGGAATCGTATCGAGATCCCATTTCCAGTTAGCGGGAGTCGGCGCGATAGGACGTAATTCGATACAGTCCGTCGGGCAAGGGGAGACGCAGAGGTCGCAGCCAGTGCATAAATCGCTGACGACGGTGTGTACCGCTTTGGTACTGCCGATGATGGCATCAACCGGGCAGGCTTGAATGCACTTGGTGCAGCCGATGCAGTTGCTTTCGTCAATCCAGGCAACGTGGCGTGCAGGTGCTTGAATGTCGGCATCGCCTTCCAGCGGCTGCGGATCGACGTTGAGCTTTTCAGCCAGCTTCAACATCATCGCTTCGCCGCCGGGGCCGCATTTATTAATACTTTCACCATTCAGTGCAACCGCTTCGGCGTAAGGCCGACAGCCAGGGTAGCCGCACTGGCCACACTGACTTTGTGGCAGCATAGCTTCCACTTCTTCCACAATCGGATCGTTTTCAACTTCAAACCGACGGGAGGCGTAGCCGAGCACCAAACCGAATGCCAGCGCGAGTGCGCTTAATGCCGCAATGGCAATCCAGATTGCGCTCATCAGAATTTCACCAGTCCGGTAAAGCCCATAAACGCCAGCGACATGAGGCCAGCGGTGATCAGCGCGATAGACGAACCGCGGAACGGCGCAGGAATATCCGACACGGCGAGGCGTTCCCGAATGGCGGCAAAAAGCACCATCACCAGCGAGAAGCCCGCAGCGCCGCCGAAGCCATAAATCGTCGATTGCAGAAAACCGTGCGACAGATTGATGTTAAGCAGGACGACGCCAAGCACGGCACAGTTGGTGGTAATCAGCGGCAGGAAAATCCCCAGCAGGCGGTACAGCTCAGGGCTGACTTTGCGCACGAACATCTCGGAGAACTGCACCACCACGGCGAGCACCAGAATAAACGCCATGGTGCGTAAATAGAGAATATCGAGCGGAACGAGAATAAATTCGTTGATCAGCCAGGAAAACATGGAGCCCAGCGTCATCACGAACGTGGTCGCCATTCCCATGCCAATCGCCGTCTCAAGCTTTTTGGACACGCCCATAAAGGGGCACAGCCCAAGAAACTTCACTAAGACGAAATTATTTACCAGAAGGATGCTAACAAAGAGCAATGCGTATTCGGTCATTACGGTGCCTACAAAACAAAACCGGACTATTATCAGGCATTGTCGGGTTTTCGACAACATACCCAAAGTAGGGTTATCGACGTCTCCAGCAAAGGGAGAAAGGTCAGCGTCTCTGAATAAGAGAAACTCCGGGCTGTCAGACCGTCACGCAAGGCGCGTTCTGAGCAATAGCCCGGAAGGAAATTATTGCATAATTATGCTTTTTTGTTGCTAACAACGATATTGATTGCTAACCACTACAAGACGTGATGCCAGACGGATTTTGGCACGCAGCCGATATCGAATAAGCGCCCGCCGGATGCCAGTTCAGCCCGCCGATGATCCGCAGCACGATACATGTTGATGATTTCCTGACTATCTGTCAGAGAATAATTGAGGTGATCAAAGAGTTTTTCCAGACTTTCTGTTGAGCTGACTTTCCTGAATTTGAGCAAATAGTCATGAACGGTCATGGTGATTGGTCTAATAGTTATGTGGTTGAGATGACTAAGTATATGCAAGCGAGAAAGCCTGTCTAGAGGGCGATGTAATAAAGTACGCTTATTTTTCAACAACAAACAAATGAAAATGAAAAATAACGAATTGACAGAAAATACCAGGGTGTTTCGGGCAACGACGGACGACAGAATGATGGCGAATCAGAGGGGGGGATGGCGGATGCCTATAAAGGGGCAGATTGTGCGGGAATCTGCCCCTGATATTTGCGTCTAGCGGCTACAAAGTTTGTAGTACACCTCGTTCCAGCGCAGGGCATCTTTGAATTCGTGGAGTCGGGTTTCGTTGTCGATCACCAGTAGTTCAATGTTCTGCATTTCGGCGTAGAGCCGCATGTGCTCGAGATCCAATGCCTGACTAAAGACGGTGTGGTGCGCACCGCCGGCCAGAATCCAGGCTTCAGCCGCGACTTCCAGCGATGGCTGCGCTTTCCAGATGGCGCGGGCAACCGGCAATTTCGGCAGCGGGCGCGGCTGTTCGATCGTATCGACCAGATTAACCAGCATTCTGAAACGGTCGCCCATGTCGATCACGCTGGCGTTGAGCGACGGCCCGGCTGGCGTGGAGAAAATCAGGCGGGCAGGGGCAGCTTTTCCGCCAATGCCAAGGTATTGCGCATCCAGAATCGGCTTCTGCTCTTTCGCAATGGTGGGGCAGACTTCCAGCATGTGGGAACCGACGACCAGATCGTTACCGTTCTGGAAGTTATAGGTGTAGTCCTCCATGAAGGACGTCCCGCCCGACAAACCACCGGCCATCACTTTCATGATGCGCAGCAGCGCGGCGGTTTTCCAGTCGCCTTCGCCACCGAACCCATAGCCCTGTTGCATCAGACGCTGTACTGCCAGCCCCGGTAGCTGTTTCAAACCGTACAGGTTTTCAAAATCGGTAGTGAACGCATGATAGCCGCCTTGTTCCAGAAAGCGCTTCATCCCGAGTTCGATCTGTGCCGCATCCAGCAAATTCTGGCGGTTAGCGCCGTTGAGCTTCACCGCATCGGTCAACAGGTAGCTGGCTTCGTATTCGTCGACCAGCGCATTGATATCGCCTTTGGATACCGCATCA
Proteins encoded in this region:
- the dtpA gene encoding dipeptide/tripeptide permease DtpA; translated protein: MSTANNNSESTESVSMNAFKQPKAFYLIFSIELWERFGYYGLQGIMAVYLVKMLGMSETDSITLFSSFSALVYGFVAIGGWLGDKVLGTKRVIVLGAIVLAIGYTMIAYSGHSVAWVYIGMATIAVGNGLFKANPSALLSTCYAKDDPRLDGAFTMYYMAVNIGSFFSMLATPVLAANYGWSVAFSLSVVGMILTLVNFMFCRKWVSTQGSQPDFQPINLKKLVITLAGIVVLVAISTWLLHNQGVARWILTIISLAVVAIFIKEMLAVSGAERRKMIVALLLMLEAVVFFVLYNQMPTSLNFFAIRNVEHAILGFAFEPEQYQALNPFWIMVASPILAAVYNKMGDQLPMAHKFAIGMVLCSGAFLVLPWGASMANEQGIVSVNWLILCYGLQSIGELMISGLGLAMVAQLVPQRLMGFIMGAWFLTSAGAAIIAGYVANMMAVPENVVDPHVSLEVYSNVFMQIGIVTGIIAVLMLLTAPKLTRMTQDVATDVPADAATTTASA
- the nth gene encoding endonuclease III, whose amino-acid sequence is MNKAKRIEILTRLRANNPHPTTELNFSTPFELLIAVLLSAQATDVSVNKATAKLYPVANTPEAILELGVDGVKDYIKTIGLFNSKAENVIKTCRLLLEKHQGQVPEDRAALEALPGVGRKTANVVLNTAFGWPTIAVDTHIFRVSNRTGFAPGKNVEQVEEKLLKVVPAEFKVDCHHWLILHGRYTCIARKPRCGSCLIEDLCEFGEKIDT
- a CDS encoding electron transport complex subunit E — protein: MSQTKALFIEGLWKNNSALVQLLGLCPLLAVSSTATNALGLGLATTLVLTCTNMAVSALRRWVPAEIRIPIYVMIIASVVSTVQMLINAYAYGLYQSLGIFIPLIVTNCIVIGRAEAFASKNAVFPSAIDGLAMGLGATSALVVLGSLREILGNGTLFDGADLLLGSWAKALRIEVVHLDSPFLLAMLPPGAFIGLGLLLAAKYLIDEKMKQRRARAAVTEGKTAPTTGTVGESL
- the rsxG gene encoding electron transport complex subunit RsxG encodes the protein MITTMRRHATTLALFAAFTTAVTAVVNMLTEPTISHQAMLQQKMLLDQVVPAELYNSDIQKECYVVTNPALGSSAPHRVFIARQDGEPVAAALESTAPDGYSGAIRLLVGADFHGKVLGVRVTEHHETPGLGDKIEVRISDWITRFSGQTVQGEQDARWAVKKEGGMFDQFTGATITPRAVINSVKRSALYLQTLPSQINTLSACGENQ
- the rsxD gene encoding electron transport complex subunit RsxD, whose protein sequence is MAFRIASSPFTHNQQRTQRIMLLVILACLPGMLAQTYFFGYGNLIQVGLASATALIAEGVTLSLRKFAVRTTLADNSALLTAVLLGISLPPLAPWWMVVMATVFAIIIAKQLYGGLGQNPFNPAMIGYVVLLISFPVQMTSWLPPVPLQTISVGFHDALVIIFTGHTPDGHTMQQLMHNVDGVSQATPLDTFKTSLRSGQTPQDILQQPMFAQSLSGIGWQWVNIGFLIGGLFLLMRGTIRWHIPVSFLLSLMFCASLSWVIAPEKFAPPMLHLLSGATMLGAFFIATDPVTASTTNRGRLIFGALIGLLVWLIRTYGGYPDGVAFAVLLANITVPLIDYYTKPRAYGHHR
- the rsxC gene encoding electron transport complex subunit RsxC, coding for MLKLFSAFKKDRIWDFDGGIHPPEMKTQSSRTPLRHIPLPEQFIIPLKQHLGPEGEICVSVGDKVLRGQPLTRGRGRTLPVHAPTSGTVNAIRQHTTAHPSGLSELSIIIVPDGEDRWCERQTLTDYRAQSTDTLLAHLHQAGIAGLGGAGFPTAAKLQGGMRGIETLIINGAECEPYITADDRLMQECADEIIQGVDILSFLLQPKRILIGIEDNKPEAIAALRLALGKRSDMQLRVIPTKYPSGGAKQLTKILTGKEVPFGKHSAAIGVLMQNVGTAFAIKRAVIDGEPLTERVVTLTGEALRQPGNVWARLGTPVRHLLKQGGFHVNKQPMVVMGGPLMGFTLPSLDVPIVKISNCLLAPSHAEMEPVAEEQSCIRCSKCADACPAGLLPQQLYWFSRGQEHEKARNHHLFDCIECGACAYVCPSNIPLVQYYRQEKAEIRAIDEDAQRAAQAKVRFDAKQARLEREKAARELRHKQAAAGVSTSDKDAVQAALERVRRKQTAETEIGVPIEVIPDAQPDNSAAIAARAARKAQAREKQLREERAQQETPTANVPTAELDPRKAAVAAALARVKARKAAQQTDISTGSAEDVTAPVVSSVVAEPVVAVETQEPEDPRKAAVAAAIARVKARKAAQQTATNVEASVSSIAPDVVAEPVAAVETQEQDDPRKAAVAAAIARVKARKAAQQTATNAEVPVSSVAPDVAAEPVAAVETQEPDDPRKAAVAAAIARVKARKAAQASSYQEE
- the rsxB gene encoding electron transport complex subunit RsxB is translated as MSAIWIAIAALSALALAFGLVLGYASRRFEVENDPIVEEVEAMLPQSQCGQCGYPGCRPYAEAVALNGESINKCGPGGEAMMLKLAEKLNVDPQPLEGDADIQAPARHVAWIDESNCIGCTKCIQACPVDAIIGSTKAVHTVVSDLCTGCDLCVSPCPTDCIELRPIAPTPANWKWDLDTIPVRVIQVERHA
- the rsxA gene encoding electron transport complex subunit RsxA; protein product: MTEYALLFVSILLVNNFVLVKFLGLCPFMGVSKKLETAIGMGMATTFVMTLGSMFSWLINEFILVPLDILYLRTMAFILVLAVVVQFSEMFVRKVSPELYRLLGIFLPLITTNCAVLGVVLLNINLSHGFLQSTIYGFGGAAGFSLVMVLFAAIRERLAVSDIPAPFRGSSIALITAGLMSLAFMGFTGLVKF
- the ydgT gene encoding transcription modulator YdgT; this translates as MTVHDYLLKFRKVSSTESLEKLFDHLNYSLTDSQEIINMYRAADHRRAELASGGRLFDIGCVPKSVWHHVL
- the araA gene encoding L-arabinose isomerase, translated to MDHFKQLEVWFVIGSQHLYGPETLRQVKENAEKVVAGLNQQANLPVKLVLKPLVKTPDEILALCRDANYQDNCIGLLTWLHTFSPAKMWIGGLSVLSKPLLQFHTQFNAEVPWDTMDMDFMNLNQTAHGGREFGFIGARMRQAHQVVVGHWQDKNAHTRIGKWMRVAAAIQESKQLKVARFGDNMREVAVTEGDKVGAQIQFGYSVSAWGLGDLTAVVDAVSKGDINALVDEYEASYLLTDAVKLNGANRQNLLDAAQIELGMKRFLEQGGYHAFTTDFENLYGLKQLPGLAVQRLMQQGYGFGGEGDWKTAALLRIMKVMAGGLSGGTSFMEDYTYNFQNGNDLVVGSHMLEVCPTIAKEQKPILDAQYLGIGGKAAPARLIFSTPAGPSLNASVIDMGDRFRMLVNLVDTIEQPRPLPKLPVARAIWKAQPSLEVAAEAWILAGGAHHTVFSQALDLEHMRLYAEMQNIELLVIDNETRLHEFKDALRWNEVYYKLCSR